The Hahella sp. HNIBRBA332 genome window below encodes:
- a CDS encoding dynamin family protein translates to MSSGLSYHVEAYHQWKNTLIREIAHYQSWLRTNQLNSDDLELKLQRCAQLLHEDNLTIAFVGEFSRGKTELINALFFAEFGQRMLPSQAGRTTMCPTELFYDRDGGSYLKLLPIETRSEEKSLADYKRSQEHWVYYPLDMTTPESMRESLDQVARTRTVSFEEARRLGFELGSLERDPSHPGMAIIPAWRHALISLENPMLQQGLRILDTPGLNALGSEPELTVSMIPNAHAVIFMLGADTGVTASDMEIWTNHIFTEHSDHRAGRFAVLNKIDVLWDDIQGEEHTNKAIAKVQAKTADQLGLKPEEVLLLSAKQALVGRIKGDEQKLRSSRLDDLEALLTDRILGQKERLITHNVVNDVLGMLQTSQAILQSRYATYQEKLEEYESKGVSADFLRELTDKTQDDYNFYYKKLFTLRSSRRLMKSQAMILNNLVNLEHFESHAKKTRDELINSWTTIGMGRAMAGFFHAIENDISNLNHEARLAQKMVGSIYQRYANDSRSSHLRPAPFTITRQIRELEGLKMRADKFRRNPRTLVSEQTVVVKRFFTVIVSEARRLYEEIHKETDRWPQEALLPILQHTIEQKQLLEHQIRRLKDLAKTAKDTRSQVKRIVSMMEEINQEIQEAEQIQRKLRRPAPQMLTQKVVSLPGMQR, encoded by the coding sequence ATGAGCAGTGGACTAAGTTATCACGTCGAAGCCTACCACCAGTGGAAGAACACCCTGATCCGGGAGATCGCCCATTATCAAAGCTGGCTGCGCACCAATCAGCTGAACTCCGACGATCTGGAGCTGAAACTGCAGCGCTGCGCTCAGTTACTCCATGAGGACAACCTCACCATCGCATTCGTCGGCGAGTTTTCCCGTGGTAAGACCGAACTGATCAACGCTCTGTTTTTCGCCGAGTTCGGCCAGCGCATGCTGCCTTCCCAGGCCGGGCGCACCACCATGTGTCCTACCGAGCTGTTCTATGACCGCGATGGCGGCTCTTACCTTAAGCTGCTTCCTATAGAGACCCGTAGCGAAGAAAAGTCCCTGGCGGACTACAAACGCAGCCAGGAGCACTGGGTTTATTACCCTCTGGACATGACGACGCCGGAATCCATGCGCGAGTCGCTGGACCAAGTGGCGCGCACGCGAACAGTCAGTTTTGAAGAAGCCCGCCGTCTGGGCTTTGAGCTGGGCTCATTGGAGCGCGACCCCAGCCATCCGGGCATGGCGATTATTCCCGCTTGGCGCCATGCGTTGATCAGTCTGGAAAACCCCATGCTGCAACAGGGGCTCCGCATACTGGACACCCCTGGCCTCAACGCCTTGGGCTCCGAGCCGGAGCTGACCGTCAGCATGATTCCCAACGCCCACGCCGTGATCTTTATGCTCGGCGCGGACACTGGCGTTACCGCCAGCGATATGGAGATCTGGACCAATCACATCTTCACCGAACACTCTGATCACCGCGCCGGTCGTTTTGCGGTGCTCAACAAGATCGACGTACTCTGGGACGATATTCAGGGCGAAGAGCACACCAACAAGGCCATCGCCAAGGTACAGGCTAAAACCGCCGACCAACTGGGCCTTAAGCCAGAAGAAGTGCTGTTGCTCTCCGCCAAGCAGGCGTTGGTCGGACGTATCAAGGGCGATGAGCAGAAGCTGCGCAGCAGCCGCCTCGACGACTTGGAGGCCCTGCTTACCGACCGCATTCTGGGACAGAAAGAGCGGCTGATCACCCATAATGTCGTGAACGACGTACTAGGCATGCTGCAAACCAGCCAGGCCATCCTGCAGTCCCGTTACGCTACTTATCAGGAAAAGCTGGAGGAGTATGAAAGTAAGGGCGTCAGCGCGGATTTCCTGCGTGAGCTGACTGACAAGACTCAGGACGACTACAACTTTTATTACAAAAAGCTGTTTACGCTGCGCTCCAGTCGCCGTCTGATGAAGTCACAAGCGATGATTCTGAACAATCTGGTGAATCTGGAGCATTTCGAATCCCACGCCAAAAAGACTCGCGATGAGCTGATCAACAGCTGGACGACGATTGGCATGGGCCGAGCCATGGCCGGCTTCTTCCATGCAATCGAAAACGACATCAGCAACCTCAACCATGAGGCCAGACTGGCTCAGAAGATGGTAGGCTCCATCTACCAGCGCTACGCCAATGATTCACGCTCAAGTCATCTGAGGCCCGCGCCCTTCACCATTACCCGGCAAATCCGAGAACTGGAAGGACTGAAGATGCGCGCGGATAAATTCCGCCGCAACCCGCGCACTCTGGTTTCCGAACAGACTGTAGTGGTGAAGCGCTTCTTCACTGTTATTGTCAGCGAGGCCCGTCGCCTGTACGAAGAAATCCACAAAGAAACGGACCGTTGGCCTCAAGAGGCGCTATTGCCGATATTGCAGCACACCATTGAGCAAAAGCAGTTGCTGGAGCACCAGATTCGTCGTCTGAAAGATTTGGCGAAAACCGCCAAAGATACGCGCAGTCAGGTGAAACGCATCGTGAGCATGATGGAGGA
- a CDS encoding DUF167 family protein: MPDPAASRCVNLQDEQTLILQCHLQPGAKKDEIVGMHGDALKIKISAPPIDGRANQQLIRFLAKVCGVKQQDVHILAGESSRQKRIRVQNLTDVPKLLKPYI, from the coding sequence TTGCCTGATCCAGCTGCTTCCCGCTGCGTCAACCTGCAGGATGAGCAAACGCTCATTCTGCAGTGTCATTTACAGCCTGGAGCTAAAAAAGATGAGATTGTCGGCATGCATGGCGACGCGCTGAAAATCAAAATAAGCGCCCCGCCTATCGATGGTAGAGCCAATCAGCAGCTTATCCGTTTTCTCGCCAAAGTCTGCGGCGTCAAGCAACAAGATGTACACATTCTCGCCGGTGAAAGCAGCCGTCAAAAGCGTATTCGCGTGCAAAACTTGACGGACGTCCCAAAGCTACTAAAACCCTATATATGA
- a CDS encoding YggT family protein — protein sequence MLQILLEVTYFIGMFYISVVLMRFILQVSRADFYNPISQFVVKATNPLLLPLRKVIPGWRGLDFASLALALLLSILLIILVSLTPMSHILPLLGLIVTKAVLLMIKCVINIYQFAIFIMVIISWVAPGSYHPGAQLVHQITEPLMRPVRKIMPPIGGLDLSPMVVLLLLFVIGRALSIA from the coding sequence ATGTTACAAATTTTGTTAGAAGTCACATATTTCATCGGCATGTTCTACATAAGCGTGGTGCTGATGCGGTTTATCCTCCAAGTATCCCGGGCGGATTTCTACAACCCGATCAGCCAGTTCGTGGTTAAGGCCACCAACCCGTTGCTGCTGCCGCTCAGAAAAGTCATTCCCGGCTGGAGAGGTCTGGATTTCGCCTCGCTGGCGCTGGCGCTGCTTTTGTCCATACTGTTAATCATCTTGGTCAGTCTGACCCCTATGAGCCACATACTTCCACTTCTGGGGCTCATCGTGACCAAGGCGGTGTTGCTGATGATCAAGTGCGTTATTAACATTTATCAGTTCGCCATCTTCATCATGGTCATTATCAGCTGGGTGGCTCCGGGCAGTTATCACCCAGGCGCTCAACTTGTCCATCAGATCACCGAGCCTTTGATGCGTCCGGTACGTAAAATCATGCCTCCCATCGGCGGGCTGGATCTTTCCCCCATGGTGGTGTTGCTGCTGCTGTTCGTGATCGGCCGGGCGTTGTCCATTGCCTGA
- the proC gene encoding pyrroline-5-carboxylate reductase: protein MKEHPQLTFIGAGNMARAILGGLIANGYPASRLAATAPAEHELKEAADAFGIPTSTDNQKFMADCDALILCVKPQVMQAVCEGLANAVQQRRPLIVSIAAGVSCEQIETWLGGDLPVVRCMPNTPAQVHLGASGLYANPRVSEAQRKIADNLFSAVGIVAWTSKQEDIHTVTALSGSGPAYCFMFMEAMEEAAASLGLDPASARTLAIQTMRGAAELATRSDEGPAQLKKRVMSPGGTTEQAIKSFEEQDMKAMVKTAIRKAWERSYELSGERAPE, encoded by the coding sequence ATGAAAGAACACCCACAGCTTACTTTTATCGGCGCCGGCAACATGGCCCGCGCGATACTTGGCGGCCTGATAGCCAACGGCTACCCGGCGAGCCGACTGGCCGCAACGGCTCCTGCCGAGCATGAGTTGAAAGAAGCCGCAGACGCGTTCGGTATCCCGACCAGCACGGATAACCAGAAATTCATGGCGGACTGCGATGCGCTGATCCTGTGTGTAAAGCCACAGGTCATGCAGGCGGTTTGCGAGGGACTGGCGAATGCCGTGCAGCAGCGCCGCCCACTAATCGTCAGCATCGCCGCAGGCGTTTCCTGCGAACAAATTGAAACCTGGCTGGGAGGCGACCTGCCTGTGGTGCGCTGCATGCCAAATACGCCGGCCCAAGTGCACCTGGGCGCCAGTGGGCTGTACGCTAACCCGCGCGTCAGCGAAGCGCAGCGGAAGATTGCGGACAACCTGTTCAGCGCAGTCGGCATTGTCGCCTGGACATCGAAGCAAGAGGACATCCACACCGTCACGGCCTTGTCTGGCAGCGGTCCCGCCTATTGCTTCATGTTTATGGAAGCGATGGAAGAAGCTGCAGCCTCACTAGGTCTGGATCCAGCCAGCGCCCGGACACTGGCGATTCAAACCATGCGCGGCGCCGCTGAATTGGCGACTCGCAGCGATGAAGGTCCCGCGCAACTGAAAAAACGCGTCATGTCACCCGGCGGCACGACGGAGCAAGCGATCAAAAGCTTTGAGGAACAGGATATGAAAGCGATGGTGAAAACCGCTATCCGCAAGGCTTGGGAGAGGTCTTATGAATTGAGCGGTGAACGCGCGCCGGAATAA
- a CDS encoding YggS family pyridoxal phosphate-dependent enzyme, which yields MFSIADNIKTVSQRIQNATKSAARPADSVTLLAVSKTKPADAIRAAYDAGLRDFGENYLQESQDKIAQLSDLAITWHFIGPLQSNKTRPVAELFQWVHTVDREKIARRLSEQRPEGAPPLNVCIQVNINDESSKSGVSPDEIAPLAEIVSTLPGLRLRGLMCIPDPSQGEEALAATFRELNRHFAALQTRFDSVDTLSMGMSDDMEAAIAAGSTIVRIGSAIFGARN from the coding sequence ATGTTCAGCATAGCAGACAACATCAAAACAGTAAGCCAAAGAATACAAAATGCAACAAAATCCGCGGCCCGGCCGGCGGATTCCGTGACGTTGCTCGCAGTCAGTAAAACCAAGCCGGCCGATGCCATTCGGGCCGCGTACGACGCGGGGCTCAGAGATTTTGGCGAAAACTACCTACAAGAATCCCAGGATAAAATCGCTCAGTTAAGCGACCTCGCTATCACTTGGCATTTCATCGGCCCATTGCAGTCCAATAAAACGCGCCCAGTAGCAGAGTTGTTCCAATGGGTGCATACCGTGGACAGGGAAAAAATCGCCCGCCGTCTGTCAGAGCAGCGACCGGAGGGCGCGCCCCCGCTGAACGTCTGCATTCAGGTCAATATTAATGATGAAAGCAGCAAGTCTGGCGTGTCGCCAGATGAGATTGCGCCTTTGGCGGAGATTGTCAGCACTCTGCCTGGCCTGCGCCTGAGAGGTCTGATGTGCATTCCTGATCCGTCTCAAGGAGAAGAGGCGCTGGCCGCCACCTTCAGGGAATTGAATCGCCATTTCGCTGCGCTGCAAACCCGGTTCGATAGCGTAGACACCTTGTCCATGGGCATGTCCGATGACATGGAAGCCGCGATTGCAGCAGGCTCCACCATCGTTCGCATCGGCTCAGCAATCTTTGGCGCCAGAAACTAA
- a CDS encoding type IV pilus twitching motility protein PilT → MDITELLAFSAKQGASDLHLSAGLPPMIRVDGDVRRINLPAMEHKEVHALIYDIMNDKQRKDFEEFLETDFSFEVPGVARFRVNAFNQNRGAGAVFRTIPSKVLTMEDLGMGQVFKDIALKPRGLCLVTGPTGSGKSTTLAAMIDFINDTRYDHILTIEDPIEFVHESKKCLVNQREVHRDTLGFSEALRSALREDPDIILVGEMRDLETIRLALTAAETGHLVFGTLHTTSAAKTIDRVVDVFPAEEKAMVRSMLSESLQAVVSQTLLKKVGGGRVAAHEIMIGTPAIRNLIREDKVAQMYSSIQTGAALGMQTLDQCLHNLISKGLISREAAREKAKMPENF, encoded by the coding sequence ATGGACATTACCGAGTTGCTTGCGTTTTCTGCTAAGCAGGGCGCTTCCGACTTACACCTATCTGCCGGGTTGCCTCCCATGATACGCGTCGACGGGGATGTCAGGCGAATTAACCTGCCCGCGATGGAGCATAAAGAAGTACACGCGCTGATTTACGATATTATGAACGATAAACAGCGTAAGGATTTCGAAGAGTTTCTGGAGACGGACTTCTCGTTCGAAGTTCCCGGTGTCGCCCGTTTCCGGGTTAACGCCTTTAACCAGAACCGCGGCGCTGGCGCCGTATTCCGGACTATCCCCTCCAAAGTGCTGACAATGGAAGACTTGGGAATGGGGCAGGTGTTCAAGGATATCGCCCTGAAGCCTCGCGGACTCTGTCTGGTCACCGGACCGACCGGTTCCGGTAAGAGTACGACGCTGGCGGCGATGATCGACTTTATCAACGATACCCGTTACGACCACATCCTCACTATCGAAGACCCTATCGAGTTCGTGCATGAAAGTAAGAAATGTCTGGTGAACCAGCGTGAAGTACACCGTGACACGCTTGGGTTCAGTGAAGCGCTGCGTTCAGCTTTGCGGGAAGATCCGGACATTATCCTGGTTGGTGAGATGCGGGACTTGGAAACCATCCGTTTGGCGTTGACCGCTGCGGAAACCGGGCACTTGGTATTCGGCACCCTGCATACCACCTCCGCCGCGAAAACCATTGACCGGGTGGTCGACGTGTTTCCTGCGGAAGAAAAAGCCATGGTAAGATCAATGCTCTCCGAATCGTTACAGGCGGTCGTCTCGCAGACTCTTCTGAAGAAGGTCGGCGGCGGTCGTGTGGCGGCCCATGAAATCATGATCGGCACGCCAGCGATTCGTAACCTGATACGCGAAGACAAAGTCGCCCAGATGTATTCGTCTATCCAGACCGGCGCCGCGTTGGGTATGCAGACACTTGACCAGTGTCTGCACAATTTGATTTCTAAAGGGCTGATCAGCCGCGAAGCCGCGCGCGAAAAAGCCAAAATGCCGGAGAATTTCTGA
- a CDS encoding PilT/PilU family type 4a pilus ATPase yields the protein MDFDKLLKIMVEKGASDLFITAGVPPSIKVHGRMVPITKSPLSPEQTRETVFSIMSEKQRADFEVAHECNFAISARGIGRFRVSAFYQRNLCGMVLRRIETNIPKLDDLHLPEVIKSLSMTKRGLIIFVGATGTGKSTSLAAMIGHRNRNSKGHIISIEDPIEYIHQHHGCIITQREVGLDTESFEVALKNTLRQAPDVIMIGEVRSADTMEYAVTFAETGHLCLATLHANNANQALDRIINFFPPEQHNQVWMDLSLNLKAIVAQQLVPTPDGKGRRAIVEILINSPLAADLIRKGEVHKLKELMTKSSELGMQTFDQALYRAYAAGEITYEDALSHADSANDLRLMIKLGADSNISKLQGAASSLSLSDDQDY from the coding sequence ATGGATTTCGACAAGCTGTTAAAAATTATGGTGGAAAAGGGGGCTTCGGACCTCTTTATCACAGCTGGGGTGCCGCCCAGCATCAAAGTTCACGGCCGCATGGTGCCTATCACCAAGTCGCCGCTGTCCCCTGAACAGACACGGGAAACCGTGTTTTCCATAATGTCGGAAAAGCAGCGTGCGGATTTTGAAGTCGCGCATGAGTGCAACTTTGCAATCAGCGCCCGCGGCATTGGCCGTTTCCGGGTCAGCGCCTTTTATCAGCGCAACCTGTGCGGGATGGTGTTGCGTCGAATTGAGACCAACATTCCGAAACTGGACGACCTGCATCTGCCGGAGGTTATCAAGTCTCTGTCTATGACCAAGCGGGGCCTGATTATCTTCGTCGGCGCCACCGGCACCGGTAAGTCCACGTCGTTGGCGGCGATGATCGGCCACCGGAATCGCAACAGCAAAGGCCACATCATTTCCATCGAGGACCCTATCGAATATATCCATCAGCACCACGGCTGCATTATTACGCAGCGGGAAGTGGGACTGGATACGGAGTCGTTCGAAGTGGCTCTGAAGAACACGCTGCGGCAGGCTCCCGACGTTATCATGATCGGGGAGGTGCGCTCTGCCGATACCATGGAATATGCGGTGACCTTCGCGGAAACCGGTCATTTGTGTTTGGCGACATTGCACGCCAACAACGCCAACCAGGCGCTGGACCGGATCATCAACTTCTTCCCGCCTGAGCAGCATAACCAGGTGTGGATGGACTTGTCCTTGAACTTGAAGGCCATCGTGGCGCAGCAATTGGTGCCGACTCCAGACGGTAAGGGGCGCCGGGCGATTGTTGAGATTCTCATCAACTCGCCGCTGGCCGCAGACTTGATTCGTAAAGGGGAAGTGCACAAGTTGAAAGAGCTGATGACCAAGTCGTCGGAACTGGGCATGCAGACTTTCGATCAGGCGCTATACCGCGCTTACGCTGCGGGAGAGATTACCTACGAAGACGCGTTGTCACACGCGGACTCCGCAAACGATCTGCGTCTGATGATCAAACTGGGCGCGGACAGCAATATTTCCAAGCTGCAAGGCGCCGCCAGCAGTCTGTCTTTGAGCGACGATCAGGATTATTAA